GTGGGAGACACAGGTGTTCAGAGCCTTGAGACACTCCTCCTTGGTTGCAAGGCTGATCACAGTCCTGATGATGAGGATGTAGGACAGCACGATGAAGATGAAGTCCATCCCCACTGTCGATAAGAGGATGATCATGCCGTAGAAGACGTTGACTTTGATATCTGCACACGCCAGGTTCATGATGTCAGGGTGGAAGCAGAAGGAATGAGAAAGCTCTGTCTTCCCACAATAGCTCAGCCTCTTGAGCAAGAAGGGTATGGGGAGGAGAGACACCATCCCTCTCAGCACTATGGCCAGGCCTATTTTGAGGACAGTAGCCTTGGTCAGAATGGACGGGTGCCTGAGGGGGTGGGAGATGGCAATGAAGCGGTCAAAGGCCAttgccagcagcacagaggactCAATGAAAGACAGGACGTGGATGAAGTACATCTGGGTGAGGCAAGCATCGAAGCCAATCCTTCTCATGTTGAACCAGAAAAGGCCCAGAGTAGTAGGCAGCGTACAGAGCACCAAGCCCAGGTCTGTGACTGCCAGCATGGAGAGGAAATAGTACATGGGCTCGTGAAGACTTTGGGTCTTCCTGATGATGAACAGGATCATGCAGTTTCCCAAGAGAGCAGTAAGGTAGAGTGCACAGAAGGGGATGGAGATCCAGTGGTGAAGGGCTTCCAGGCCTGGGATGCCCATCATGAGGAAAGCTGAGGGTTGATAGAAGGAGCCATTGAACTCCCATGGGGTATGTGAGTCATGCTCCATCCCAGCTCACCTCTCACATGACCTACACCTAAAACAAATCAACAACACAAACTCCACGCAGTCAGACTCTCCACTGAATAGACAAGTGGGTAATAAGTGCTACATCCCCACACCCCCAACCTGCTCAGGTGCCCCCATGATGTGTCACACACTGTTATCTCAGGAGCAGAATTGCTTTGGTTGGAGaagcccctggggctgctggagcccagccctgagctcaccctgccacagccagcactgagccacagccctcagcacctcaccccagggctttgggatccctccagggctgggcactgccccagctccctgggcagcctggcacaggggctgacacccctctcagggacacagttctgcctcagctccagcctcagcctcccctggggcagctccagcccctttcctctggtcctatccttgttacttgggagaagagactgaaccCCCTCACTCCACCCTCCTGACATCAAAAGGCCAAAAGTTGCACCCTGAGTCCTTAGTTAAGAAATCAGCACTGGAAACCAATGCAAAGCTCAGAGGATGGGCACAGGGGTGGGATTTCAGCAGCTCTCACATCTGAGCTGCTGTTAGTGCCACCACCTGACTCACAGCTGggtgaaggggagaaaatggtCAAAGCCCTGCTTGGGAGTGCCTTTTACTCATCACAGGCAAAGGCAAGTCAAAGCACAGCGTGCTGCAGGCTCAGGAGCACTGCAGGGGCAGATCTCTGGGTCTGAATCACAGGAGAGGGGCACAGGGGGATGTGGTGGGGTTTGTAGGCAGGGATCAGGAATAAGAGGGCAGTGAAGCCTTCACAGAGATCCAGATGTTCAGCACAAGGCCACTGAGGAGGGTGTGAGCTGGGGAAATGCCCTGGGGTAAGAGACCAAGGAAAGAGGCCAGCAGAAGAGAACTGAGATGGGTAGGGGCTGGAGGGATGCTGCAGGGTAAGAGACCAAGGAAAGaggcttgttcagcctggagaagagaaggctttgcAGGGACCTAACAGCAGCCTTCCCCTACCTACAGGGAAGCTACCAAGAAGGCCAAGCCAGGCTCTTCACAGCAGTGCATGGCAGAGGATGAGAGACAAAAGGCATAAGTTGAAgcaagggaggtttagactgggcAGAACAAGAGATGCTTCCCCATGAGGCTCATCAAGCATGGGAGCAAAcacccagagaggttgtgcaCCTCCATCCTTAGAAGTTTTCAACTGGGTAAAGCCAGGAGCAGCCTATGTGAGCTCATAGCTGTCTCTGCTTTGAGCACACACCTCAAGTCTCTCCAACCTGACTTGCCCAATGAAGCTGTGAGCCTGTGATCTTGCCACAGGTCTCAGTCCTCTCGGAGGATTCAGCCATCACAGCACCCAGCCTCCCACACTGCCTGTGACAATACACCCTGgcagagatgctggagaggcTGCCAGGGTCCCTGAGCCCTTCTGTGTCAGAATGGGTGGATGGGGGGAAGCAGTGAGTGTGCAAAACAAGAGCTAATGAGAGGGAAAGAAACATTTGTGGCTTCAGCCTTAATTGCATCAGCTGTAGGACACAAACCAAGAGTGCCTGAATTATCAGCAAGAGGgtttcctgcagcacagctcattcttgacaaaacacatttcttccACCGTGTATTTGTTGTGTCCCCAACACGGTTTTGTTCCACCAGCCTCCTGCAGAGACTGATGTGCCAATAAATCCCAAAGCTTAGCAAGGACAAACATCTTCCTGCTCCAGGGCAGAAGCAACACATAACTgacagcagctggggaaggctCCAGGTCATTTCGTTTCCTCCAGACAGGGACACTTGATCCTCACCTtcagtttgtgtgtgtgcagcccCTGTGTGTCAGAGCCAGGGAGCCACAGCCCTTTCTCAGAAGCCTCACCAGTGAGTCAGATGGTGTGGGTGTGGATGGGCAGCCCTTGCATTGGCCAAGGGGAagcatccagagggacctgtGGCGCTGAGCACTGGCTTGGAGCTCCCCAAAGGTAAGAGATGTCCTTCTCTGCTCAATGCCACAGCAGCTGAGTGGAGAGGGTTAATCTGCAGGCTCCAAAGGCTGGCTTAAAGGGACTCCAggcctctgtgtgtgttgtctgtctgtctgtctcccCTACAGCAGCACCTGCCAGACAACCAGAGCCCTCAGGCACACAGAGATTCGAGGTGTCCAAGAAAGCAGAGCTCgatggagagcagaggctgTTAGAGCCCAATGGGAAAGGCAGGACTGGTGAGAACTGCCTGGGCTCTGAGGGATGCTCCTGCAAGGAAACCTTCGTGCAAACCTGACTTTGTGAGGCACTGACAACTCCTACCACAGTCTATGAAGTTATTTAGAGAGGGGTTTGCTGTCTGCTCccctctgagctgctctgctttgtATCTGCTCCTGCAAGTCACAGACACAGACCCCAGTCCAAGCCATTTCTCTCCCCTCcttgtgctctgtgtgtgtgtgaattaCATGCATATCAACACATGAAATAGAACATATAGACAAGCAATGCCTATGTGTGCTTAGCTCCTGTCTGGTGAGTGCACAGAGCACATAACACACATACATATGCTTCACCTCCCAGCTGACTACCATGGGGCACCAGTTACACCTTTCCCTCTGCAGCCAAGCCCTGGACAAGGAAACAAACCTCCAGTTAGTGGAGGATATCAGTTTAATATCAACACCTGGGCAGTGTTGCTGCTAGGCTGGAAAGGCTCCCTGCCACAGAGAGGAAATTGCTCAGTGCCCAGTTTGTGCTctccaggctgcctggggaaagGGCACAAAGGCAGATGTCTCGTGGAGGACACGGTGccattcctcctcctccagccctcaaAAGCCACCTTCTGGTTTCTTGCCTGTCTCTGTCTCACTTAAGCAAAGTACTTTGGCAGAGGCAAGGGAAGGATGAGACCAAGAGAGCTGCTTTCTTCCCCCCAAGAGGAGACTTTGCTGTTTCCACAGCCgctgccagctccagctccagcgcTGGATGCtcagagaagggaggaggaCTTGCaaaggggctctgggggtgcaGCACCCACACAGACGACTTCATGCTGACTTTTACACATCAGGACGGGCACAAACCCTCCCCACCAGCTGAGCTGGGCCAGCAGACCATGGCAGAGCCGTCTGACCCCTGCACAAAGCCCACGGCACAACGGCACTGGCTGGGTGTTGGAGTGgggggggctggaagggacctttagagctcatccagctcaaccccctgcagaagcagctcccacctagatcaggtcacacaggaacgtgtccaggggggtctccaagagctccaaggaaggagcctgcacaccctccctgggcagcctgggccagggctccctcccctcacagggaaacactttgtccttgtgtttcagtggaactgtttgtgctccagcctcatcccatcaccccttgtcctgttgctggatacaacaagtgctgccccaagctcctgacacccaccagtgagatgtttgtcactgttaatgagctgcccctgagctcagtctcctcttctccagactgaacagccccagggcccgcagcctttcctcacaaggaagatgctccagtgccctgatcatcttggtgtccctgcactggcctctctgcagagccctccccatcctcaCACCTCAGCCCCCCGCTTCCTGCAGCACCCCCAGCCCGGTGGgttccccacacacacctccccACCCGTGCTGGTGTCCAGCCCCACgagccacagccagcacaggactgaaaggggctgcagcacgAGCTGCTGGTTGCCCCGGGGCACTTACCCAGCGTGGCAGCGGCGGCTCAGGGGACGGCAGCTCAGCCCCCGCCCCGGTGAGATGCAGAGCATCAGCAGCGTGGAGGGCAGCCCTTATAACCCACCCCGAGCTCTGAGCACGGCCAATCAACCAGGAGCCTCAGCTCCCCCTGTGCAAACACCAACCAGCGACAGCCGTGCGTGGAGCCCGCCATGCGCTGCCCGGCAGGGACcgttcttcccctgctgcttCCTTGGGTGACGTGTTTGTGGCCCCTCTGGGACTGGTGGCTGGCAGGGCACGTCATTTGCACCGTGAGGGTGGATGTGTAATGCAAACAGCAACAAATCCTGCCAGAGGAGTTCTCACGGCATCTGTGGGGGGGAGTGACGGGGGGAGGGAGTTCTGGCTGCCCCCTGTGACCCACGGGACAGGGGATGCTTCATTGAAACCAGCCCATAGAGCAAGTTCAACACTGCACAGGCCCCTGGGGGATTTGCTCTCGGGCCAGAAACCTGCTCCATGTCTCCTGGGGATGGGTTTATCTTCGCCGTATCAGCTGTGATGTGGAAAGTGCTGTTAAGCCGTTTCTGTGGCTGCCAAACCCAGACACAGGGAGctaatcacagagtcacagactggtgggggctgaagggacctgcagagctcatccagcccaaccccctgcagaagcagctcccacctagatcaggtcacacaggaacgtggccaggggggtcttgaagagccAACCAGCacttcagcagctcccaggcagagctcaggaCCCTGCATAGTGTTGCTGCCTCATGTGGGGTCATAGAACCACTGACACATTTTggttgaagctgctggagcccagccctgagctccccctgccacagccagcactgagccacagccctcagcacctcaccccagggctttgggatccctccagggctgggcactgccccagctccctgggcagcctggcacaggggctgacacccctctcaggtaaaaagctctgcctcagctccagcctcccctgggccaacttGGTGGAGGGGGAAATAAATATGCAGAGGCTAAAGGGTTTATTGGCAGGATCCTGGGCACCTGGTGCTGGGTGGTCCCAGTGCCAAAGAGCAATTAATTCACAAGCCTTGTTTTAAAGcaaggcagctgcctgctcctgcttgGTGGTTAAACTTCACAGCCAGGCTGATGGCTGAAGACACTGAGCCTGCCTGACACCCATCAAAGGGTCCTGGCAGAGGGTTGTTAGCCCTAGATATGCCAGaggtgagaaagagaagaggaagaagtagTAAAGCCAGCAAATGTCCTGGAGCAAACgtagggagaggagaggagaggagaggagaggagaggagaggagaggagaggagaggagaggagaggagaggagaggagaggagaggagaggaggttgAAAGGGACTTGGAATGATCAAGTGGATCAAGTAGAAGGGGATGTTATCAGGACTCTTCAGCCTCCAGGACAGACAGTAAAGCCCTACAGTGAAGGTCTATGGGCCAATGAATGGGGCATAATCACATGGAATGATTGTTCATCTGTTCTCACACTGTGCACTATCAGGGGGAGAGCACACCCTGAAAATGGCAGGCAGGAGATTTCCAACAGGTCCAAAAGCACCTTGTAAAAGGGCTTGTAATAACGTCCCTGCTGCATGTGTGCAACTGAAGAAAGCATTAAACAAACCCATAGGTGAGAGATGAATTGGTATTTGTGAGGCATGAAGGTGCCTGAggtgctgcctcctgttcaggGAGCCTCTACATGGATTGCTGGATGGTGGGGACATGTGCCAAGGGAAGGACAAGCTGCAAATTACCTTCCTAAGCAGCCATTAATAACCCCTCTCCAAAGCAGGATGACAGCACCCAGGGACTTCTCACTTCATCTAGTGGAATCGCTCTCATGGCCTTCAGAGCAAATGAGGTTTAGCCAGAGAGCAAAGTCTTTGTGCTGGGAAGTGAGAGCTGTGTCACTGCTGAGCACCAACTCAAAGGTGGAGCCATGGGTTCACGTGCCACGgtgcagagccagagcaggaGACGACCTCggaggcagcagggaaaggaaagtgtcctgcagcaaagcaaagaggCTGCAGAGACTGGGGTAAGCAGAGCGTGGGGCTAAGGCCAGGTGCCATGGGCTGAACTGGCACGGAGGAGCCCTGAGGTCAGGGGTGAACagagaggcagggcaggggctggcatgCTCCTGGAGGGCAAAGGCACAGCTGAGGTACCCTCTGCACCCTTCCAGACCTGTTCtttccacagctctgcagacctTGAATGCTTTTGGACCGTTCTGTGGTCCATTTGTGCAAATGGCATGGAAACTCATCCTCTGCACGAGCTCATCTCTCACACCCCTGCTACGCTCAGCACCTTCCCCTTGGGATTCTCTGCCATGGCTTTACTCCACGTAGCAGGCAGTTTCCAGCTTTGCTTgtccagcctcctgccctgaggGGCTGCAGACAGACCATAtgcatagaatcatggaatcagtTGGACTGggaaagcccttgaagctgctggagcccaacccctctcctcaccctgccacagccaccactgacccacagccctcagcactaCGCTGAGCAAACCTGTGTGTATGCAGATAGAGGCAACATTCAGTGTGCAAACTGCACCATCCCCTCTAGGAACTGCCAGGGAGAACACTTCCCCTCGTTACCCCTCTCCTGTGCACTGGCATGACAACCTGGTTCCAGTATGAAGGTTGTCCCCAGCATCCTCCCAAGCCCAGCGTGCTGAGCAGCCTGGCTGTGTGCATGGCACAGAGACATGAGGTTCCAGAGGGGCTGCTGGGACAAGGGAATGGCTTGGAGATGAAAATGTCAGCTCAGAGTTTTCCATCAGAGCCGTGggtgaaagggggaaaaggcaCTCACAAGGAAACACCCAACATGGGTCTCGCTTTGCATCACCCTGTGCTGGGCGCTGGTCTGCTCTCCCAGGCAACAAGccacaggacaagaggaaaggggctcaggttgtcccaggggaggttgagattggagaaGGGGAACAGTTTCTTCatggaaagggctgcccagggagctggggcagtgcccagccctggagggatcccaaagccctggggctgaggtgctgagagctcagtgctggctgtggcagggggagctcagggctgggctccagcagctccaggggcttctcCAACCTCAACCACTGTGGGATTCTCTGATTTTATAACTTAATCTTGTACCAAACATGCTCCACCCCGTGCTCCCACCGAGTCACTGGTGTTGGCTTGCTCCTCAGCCCCTTTTCCCAGGAGCAGGGGTATTGCATGGACACAGGGaggggtgtgaggagctgctcatCCGTTTTCCCATCATAAAAACCAGCAAGACCCTGCTTTCCCAGAGCCACAGCTGAGGGGGAGCACAGACACCACttggcacacagcagcctgcttACTGGAAGTGTTTAGAACTTGAGCCTGATCACATTTACTGTAGAGGCCAGAGTTCAGTGAGTGATTACTGGTAGGAGTCTGAGAAGGGatggtgaggagagaagggaaaggtgGCAGGGCTTGGTCCTCTCCTGGCCTTTACAAGACCCTCTTCAGAAGGTGCTCGTGGCTTTTAGGAAGGTGATGCTTGTTTGAGGTAAATAAAGAGTAGGAAAGGGTTTAGGAAGATCCAGGAGAGCAGGAGCACTGTTGCTACCTGAAATCACCACCCTGACACCACTTCTggcttccttcttttctcccaGCGAGGGATTCCACTGTCAAAAGGTGAGACTCCAaggctgctgcagtgtgggTTTCATCCCTGTCAGCCCAGCAGTGACCCTCAGGGTTGCTCCAGCTTTGGCAGACCCAGGGCATGAGAGGAAGGCCAGCACACCTCccatcctcctctccttccatgCTTCACCAGTGCAAAGGCTCTTTGATCATAAGCAGTTTTCTCTGACTGCAGAGGCTGTGTTGGGCTGGACAAAAACATCCCAGCTGCCTGGAGGGAGAGATTGCAGCCCAGAGGGATGTCCTCTCCTTGGcaggttgtccttcctgcttGCTACCAGAGGAGCAGCTGACCTCGttgccaccagcagctctgatgGCACCAGCACTGATGCAACACTTCTCCACATCAGCCACTCACTGAGGCTCAAAAATAGCACTGAGGAAAAGAGCTCAGCAGGACCTGGACATGGACCAGCTGCTCTGATGACAGATCCCCCAAAGGACTGTGTaaccctggggctgggcagctcTCCTGCTTGGGGACCTCCCTGGGACATTAAGGGGATTCCCCTTCTGCTGAGCTCCAGGGATGAGCTCGTGACAGCATCTCGTGGGATGTGTGATGGGTAGGCAGTGCTGgtccctgctctgtgtgtgtgtgtgtctggagGGGTTTTGGTTGAAGAATGTGGAACTGGTGGGGTGGAGACATGTGGGTAGATGCTGGAGAAGCACCTCATGGGCTTTGGTTGTGGTGGGAAGTCACAGAGTCACCAAACCACTGAGGCTGGAAAAGCCCCctgagatcatcgagtccaaccatggacccagcactgccacaggcaccactaaaccacgtcctcAGGGCCTGGTGGAAGCTGGAGAAGGGAGGATGGAGAAGGGAGGCTTCATTCAGGCTGAAGCTGGCTTTGCAGTAAGTGCATGAGGGACTTacacagggcaggagcagctgtaCATGTGCACAGGTGAGGACAGACAGCCCCCTGTCCCCTGTTTGCAATCCCTGTCTTGCAAACAGGATTTGCTGCAGACACCTCTGTGAATGTCACCACTTCAACCCTGGACATCTAAGTAGCTCTGAAAGGGGACAGGAGGTCCCTCTCTTCTGCCCATGCCCttgctgctgtgcctggagTCAATGGTGGGTCCCAGgactctgtgtttgaaggaTCTGAGCTGTCTGCAAGGCTTCTTGTAGTCTGAACTGTGAAAGGCAGGATCCAGAGGTGGTGAAGCCCAGGAGTGATTGCATCCATGTATTTCTGTGCAGGGCTTCTTAGCAACCTCCAGCACTGCATTAGCCCTGGCTGGCTCTGGTCCTGTGCTGAGTGCCCTGCCAAGGAATCTCTGTGCAGAACCTGTGGCTAAAACCCCCCCAGACTCTCCCAGGTTCATAGAATCACCCAGTCACAGCATgggggggctggaagggacctttagagctcatccagcccaaccccctgcagaagcagctcccacctagatcaagtcacacaggaacgtgcccagggGGGTCTccaagagctccaaggaaggagcctccacaccctccctgggcagcctgggccagggctccctcccctcacagggaaacactttgtccttgtgttccaatggaactgtttgtgctccagcctcttcccatcaccccttgtcctgttgctggatacaacaagtgctgccccaagctcctgacacccaccagtgagatgtttgtcactgttaatgagctgcccctgagctcagtctcctcttctccagactgaacagccccagggcccgcagcctttcctcacaaggaagatgctccagtgccctgatcatcttggtgtccctgcactggcctctctgcagcagttccctgtccctctggagctgggcagcccagagctggacacaggactccagatgaggcctcagcagatatggcagagcagagagggagcagaacctccctggccctgctgcccacactcttcttgctgcccccaggctgccgttggcttcttgcccacgagggcacgttgctggctcctgctgagctcattatcacccagcagtgccaggtctgtctctgcagagctgctctccagcagctcacccccagcctgtgctgctgcagggggttgttcctccccagctgcaggactctgccctgacagagtcagcctctgggcaatcagccagtgctcccagtgtggtgccagcagggcacttgctgaggctccctctgtgccctcacccagctcaatgatgaagatgttgaaccagactggccccagaacccatccctgtgcaactgcactggccacaggcctccagctccactctgtgccattgatcccagcctctgggctctgtcactcagcagctctccatccacctcagctccactcatccagccacactgcctgagctttctgatcaGGGTGTTttaggagacagtgtccaaagccttgctgaagccaaggcagatgccatctgctgctctcccctcctctcccagccgGTTCTGCACTctcagaaggcatcaggttgctcagacaggatttccccttggttaAGCCATGTTgcctccccctgataaccatcttctccttcatatgttcagtgatgacattcaggatgagctgttccatcagcTCTCCAGGTTCTGTCTCTCAGCTGCATTTCTGGATGCTCACGGATCTTCCCCACGTGAAACCCCTCGTTCACTCGCTGCTAATAGAGACCAATCCTCTGCCAGAGCACCAGTCTCCAGCTCTATTACCCATCCTAAAGCTGACTGTAACTTCAGCACTTTATCAACAACAGGGTGACCTCCACACAGAGCTtggaagaagggagagaggcagacagtgtcactccagcctgagctcctgcagggagcagagcagttAGAGCTGTGCCCAGCACTTCCAAGCCCCTGCAGCTGCGTCTCGTTCAGAAGCcaagcactgctgcagcaggaaagcTGCCTTTAATTGAGATCATCACCAAAGCCTTGGGTAAAGAGAAGTGGTGTCAACCAATTTCCTGAGCTGTGTCCTGCAGGAGGGGACGAGCTCCTGCACGGGCAAACATTGACATACGTGACGCCTGACTTGCTGCATCGGGTCAATAATGCAATGGGGTGGGGGGTGCTCAGAAAAGGACaggcaaaggcagctcaggGGTGGAAAATCAAACAGCCCCAGAGAAACCTGCAaacactgcagagcccagtgtgTCATTTCCCTGTGTTAAGCAAAGCTGATGGGCAGAGGCGATGCAGAGGCGACCGAGAGGTGAATGTAGGTCAACGTGACCCTGCATATAACTGGCTGGAATACAAACCCTGAGCAGCAGCGTGCACAGCACATCCCAGACCTCCACCAGCAGAGCAGCATCGTCTGAAGGCTGGAAATAACAGCTGGGATGCTGTAAAttacccctgatggggagggaaggaatgTCCAGGCAAAGCCGTGAAACTCAGGGCCCCTGTGTGAGATCCcagtgggagcagagcctgCTTCCCGAGCTCAGCTGTGTGTGGCATGAGCCTTAGACAAGCATCATTCATGGAACTATGGGAtggtggggtgggcagggccctgcagagctgctgcagccccagcccctgctccagcagctgcccctggctcagggggcacaggaacgtgtccagctggggttgggaacctcagagaaggagcctccacaccctccctgggcagcctgggccagggctccctcccctcagcaccaaagcacttgctcctcctgggccaggggcacttgctgtgtcccagcctctgccccttccccctgccctgtTGGCCTTTACACCTAGAGAGGTCAGCTTCTCTGCCCTGGGCAATAGCTTCTGGATGCCATAGCCCAGAGTCACCAATGCAGTGCCCTGCAGCAGGGGCAGAGGTGAGTGCCTAAACCAGTGCCCTAAGGACAGTCAAAGCCATGATGCTGTAGTTTTGTGCTCTCTGTTCTGTGCCAATCCTAGAAATCATGTACCATTTGGTGAAAGGGTCTACAAGAGGCCACGATTCATCCCTCACACCTAAATGAGGCTGGATGAACTCACCCTCTCTGCAAGGAGGCACAATGGTAGGGCCAAGAGCCACAAAACTCACCACACTTAACCAATGTAccaagagaagaaggaagaggagatggGAGACCCATcaacagaatctgaagggctggaagggacctgggaagctcatccagtgcaacccccctgccagagcaggatcacccagaggagggcacacagggactcatccagctgggttggaatggagaaggagactccacagcccatctgggcagcccctgccagtgctccctcacctcagcagggaagaaactcctccttgtgtttctttggaacctctcatgaCCCATCCCCTGGTGACAGCAGGCAGCATCTCCTCCAAACATGGGCTGACCAGGTCCAGGCATGATCCCACCAGGCTGGCCTCAGCAGCCATGGTTCCTCACTTTCCCCCACAGCTGGGAATTAGGATTATTCTGCAAACCCTGGAATCCACTCAGCATGAGCTTCTTGAAGGACACTTGTGAGGTTTAATAAGCCCAAGGGTTTATCCCTCATGACCTACAGAGCTATCAACATCTCCAATGGGTCCTGCACGCTGGGTGAAACTTAAGATGAAGTGTTTGGTACCTAGGAAGTGATTGTGGGGGGTGGGATTCAGTTGGAAGGTTCCTTGTTTGAACCCACAGAGCATCTCAGCTCACTTCAGAGCAGATGTGCCCCAGAGCTCCATGGACTGCATTGACTCACCCCGTCTGACTCTCGTGGGAGCTCGGACCCCAGGCTCGTGTGCAGTCCCAAACGTGGGGCACAGAGCTGAATGTGGGGGAAAACCCAGAAGCTGGAGTTTGGGAGCCTTTCCCTCAGCCCTTTGAAGAGCTGGATGCCCTTTTATGGTGGCACACTTTGTGTCCAGCCCATTCTGGCCTCAACCATGACCCACTTCATCCTCAAGGCTGAGATTAATGTGTGAAGTCTGTTTGTGTGGATCCTACAGCTGCTCTGCCCAGGAATGTGCAAACATAAGGATATGGAGGCACAAAGTGAGGGTTTTTGTGGTCTTAAACGAGGTCAGGACATTAATCCACATCCAGTTCCAAGCAAACTTTCCCAGCCAACGTGTGACCCTTCTCAGGATCACCCCACTCACACTGACTT
Above is a window of Colius striatus isolate bColStr4 chromosome 1, bColStr4.1.hap1, whole genome shotgun sequence DNA encoding:
- the LOC104561363 gene encoding olfactory receptor 51G2-like, producing the protein MEHDSHTPWEFNGSFYQPSAFLMMGIPGLEALHHWISIPFCALYLTALLGNCMILFIIRKTQSLHEPMYYFLSMLAVTDLGLVLCTLPTTLGLFWFNMRRIGFDACLTQMYFIHVLSFIESSVLLAMAFDRFIAISHPLRHPSILTKATVLKIGLAIVLRGMVSLLPIPFLLKRLSYCGKTELSHSFCFHPDIMNLACADIKVNVFYGMIILLSTVGMDFIFIVLSYILIIRTVISLATKEECLKALNTCVSHICAVLVFFIPMIGLSMIHRFGKNVPPLVNTLVAYTYLMIPPALNPIIYSIKSSHIREALLKALCRKGASDW